A section of the Pochonia chlamydosporia 170 chromosome 2, whole genome shotgun sequence genome encodes:
- a CDS encoding UDP-N-acetylglucosamine-dolichyl-phosphate N-acetylglucosaminephosphate transferase (similar to Neosartorya fischeri NRRL 181 XP_001260594.1) yields MRASSPPTSPTSLSRRETLTLLILSGASLSILLNTFQGDGEPLIASLALSILAFSLCYAMIRWLGPTFMRAGFRGRDLCKTTHVEIPECMGAVCAAVYLLTVIVFIPFPFYKDIVAATSGGGNRDVVLEQEHFDEGRFLHRFPHNKLASYLGAIISLQTIAMLGIGDDLFDIRWRHKWWIPGLASIPLLVVYFVDFNVTSIVIPVQLQPYLGELFDLGPLYYVYMACIAMFCPQSINMLAGINGIEVSQCLVIAVLIAFNDCLYLFTPYPHPATDSHLFSLYFLLPWIGVSAALLYHNWYPAKVFVGDTYCYFSGMVFAVVGIQGHFSKTLGLLLVPQFFNFAYSVPQVFGLIPCPRHRLPKFNARTGLVEPSVTPWSPDRQPHPLVAQGLHILGKLRLLKVTTDEKGNFVETSNFTLLNLWLVWRGPLREDRLATEITLLQLFVGLFGLFVRHKLALLVFKEDNWGTTAY; encoded by the coding sequence ATGCGCGCATCATCGCCCCctacatcaccaacatcccTCTCCCGCCGCGAGaccctcaccctcctcatcctctccgGCGCCTCgctctccatcctcctcaacaccTTCCAAGGCGATGGCGAGCCCCTCATCGCGTCGCTCGCcctctccatcctcgcctTCAGTCTCTGCTACGCCATGATCCGCTGGCTTGGCCCGACTTTTATGCGCGCAGGATTCCGCGGCCGCGATCTCTGCAAGACCACGCACGTCGAAATCCCCGAATGCATGGGCGCCGTCTGCGCCGCCGTCTACCTCCTCaccgtcatcgtcttcatccccTTCCCCTTCTACAAGGATATTGTGGCCGCGAcctctggcggcggcaatcGCGACGTTGTGCTCGAGCAGGAACACTTCGACGAGGGTCGTTTCCTGCACCGGTTCCCTCACAATAAACTTGCCTCCTACCTCGGCGCCATTATATCCCTCCAGACCATCGCCATGCTTGGAATCGGCGACGACCTCTTCGACATTCGATGGCGACACAAGTGGTGGATTCCAGGACTAGCAAGCATCCCCCTGCTGGTGGTGTACTTTGTCGACTTCAACGTCACGTCCATCGTCATCCCCGTTCAGCTTCAGCCCTATCTCGGCGAGCTCTTCGACCTCGGCCCCCTATACTACGTCTACATGGCCTGCATAGCCATGTTCTGCCCCCAAAGCATCAACATGCTCGCCGGCATAAACGGCATCGAAGTATCCCAATGCCTCGTCATCGCCGTCCTCATCGCCTTCAACGACTGTCTGTACCTGTTCACGCCGTACCCCCATCCCGCCACCGACTCGCACCTCTTCTCGCTATACTTCCTCCTGCCCTGGATAGGCGTGTCCGCCGCCCTCCTCTACCACAACTGGTACCCTGCCAAAGTCTTCGTCGGCGACACGTACTGCTACTTTTCAGGAATGGTCTTCGCCGTCGTCGGTATACAGGGCCACTTCTCCAAAACCCTAGGTCTCCTCCTGGTACCCCAgttcttcaactttgcctACTCGGTGCCCCAAGTTTTTGGATTGATTCCCTGTCCGCGCCACCGTCTCCCCAAATTCAACGCCCGAACCGGCCTCGTCGAACCATCCGTCACACCATGGAGCCCCGACCGCCAACCGCACCCGCTCGTAGCCCAGGGCCTACACATCCTAGGCAAGCTGCGACTGCTGAAAGTAACGACCGACGAAAAGGGCAACTTTGTCGAGACCAGCAATTTTACCCTGTTAAATCTGTGGCTGGTGTGGAGAGGGCCCCTCAGAGAAGATAGACTGGCCACTGAAATTACGCTGTTGCAGCTCTTTGTCGGgctgtttggcttgtttgtcAGACACAAGTTGGCTCTGTTGGTCTTTAAGGAAGATAACTGGGGTACTACGGCCTATTAG
- a CDS encoding PHD finger and SET domain-containing protein (similar to Cordyceps militaris CM01 XP_006669387.1) — MTDTPAPPSTQAPLPSQTVLAAPGDVVVKNDPVPIAPTVEQVEEEPYTIKCICNFSDDDGNTIYCETCDTWQHIDCFYPDNREEAIREDFAHSCAECKPRPLDRQKAIERTLRLRNANAILATQPESLDKKAKRPPSKGAKRKPKPNDLQINGHPENGNKLGSPPPPSSKKAKSSHRPSHSISSQPSKRSPSYGQNSRANPAHPPSPATTPPDLPNDFQIHHYSAGFYTLYNEQEVPDTHSNAFASLAIPTALSRWLRDPDAMKQEVGRTRAEVFQDEPPNVDQTKPKLKVKDTSRTVEPGTTLRWRCIESTAPIEKDVPLIELNGEIGFQKDYCADPSNFWADLSSPLPFVFFHPSLPLYIDTRKEGSLARYVRRSCKPNAQLDTYLSGGSDYHFWLVSDRYIPAAEQITLPWDFRLEKSVRDRWLHLLGLSDDDTAAQDEPELDSAEYTAISNWIDRMLSEYGGCACDLENNCAFARFHRQYLFGKHQTKAGKKKSRKGRNHTISPTSTGHATNSRAASEGHLDEVVDEVKVEGGSRSKPPSRDRTPVGSFDQLGILTEPTDRDKRKVAMVEDSFRRMEQQQPPRKKKRVSDGTISSVKSKSRNGSAGPPGHYVDAGTTRSKSGSPASARSPSVGFPKIPSKPYQSAPESRQTSTGPRATYCDAAVQTDPVEGHWISESCNPTPVKKRIISLSKRLMASRYRCRITDEERKIGCLAGPPSTVSTMDLDSPTGEHRPSVASNGSDVTSPTSQTTDTNMAEATQGLGLNGTTHTEPGKLRTPDLRVQLPPVPAFDNSGLAASASATPLSAASSTAMSPFGTTSASNPFGIGSINGVTANPSPVKKKLSLSDYKSRLNKAAGKVAGGSALLKPGLSSPEEVKGDISMEPQPLDKTDESTPVVNGV; from the coding sequence ATGACAGACACGCCCGCGCCGCCGTCGACGCAGGCACCACTTCCTAGTCAGACTGTACTTGCTGCGCCAGGGGACGTGGTGGTCAAGAATGACCCGGTACCAATTGCCCCGACCGTAGAGCAGGTAGAGGAAGAGCCTTACACAATCAAGTGTATTTGCAACTTCTCTGACGATGACGGAAACACAATCTACTGCGAGACGTGCGATACTTGGCAGCACATTGATTGCTTCTACCCCGACAATAGAGAGGAGGCAATCCGGGAGGACTTTGCCCACTCCTGCGCAGAATGCAAACCCCGACCCTTAGACCGACAAAAAGCCATCGAGCGAACCCTTCGGTTACGAAATGCCAACGCCATACTGGCAACACAACCCGAGTCCTTGGACAAGAAGGCGAAGCGACCTCCAAGCAAGGGCGCCAAAAGGAAGCCTAAGCCGAACGACTTGCAAATAAACGGCCACCCCGAAAATGGCAACAAACTAGGCAgccctcctcccccttcTTCCAAGAAAGCGAAATCCTCCCACCGTCCTTCACATTCCATCAGCTCCCAACCGTCGAAGCGAAGTCCTTCGTACGGCCAAAACTCCCGAGCGAACCCTGCCCATCCTCCGAGCCCCGCCACAACACCTCCTGACCTTCCCAACGATTTTCAAATTCACCACTACTCTGCCGGCTTCTATACACTCTATAATGAACAGGAGGTGCCCGATACACATAGCAATGCTTTTGCGAGCCTTGCCATTCCCACTGCGCTGTCAAGATGGCTGCGAGATCCCGATGCGATGAAGCAAGAGGTGGGCAGGACTCGCGCAGAAGTCTTCCAAGACGAACCACCAAATGTGGACCAGACGAAGCCAaagctcaaggtcaaggacaCATCTCGAACAGTGGAGCCTGGAACGACCCTTCGATGGCGCTGTATCGAATCAACGGCACCAATCGAAAAGGATGTTCCGTTGATTGAGTTGAATGGCGAAATTGGCTTCCAAAAGGACTATTGCGCGGATCCTTCAAACTTCTGGGCTGACCTCTCAAGTCCCCTTCCATTTGTCTTCTTCCACCCTAGCCTGCCGCTGTACATTGAcacaagaaaagaaggctCTTTGGCGAGATATGTgcgaagaagctgcaaacCAAATGCGCAACTGGATACTTatctgtctggtggctcagATTACCACTTTTGGCTTGTCAGCGACCGGTACATACCGGCTGCTGAGCAAATCACACTACCCTGGGATTTCCGACTTGAGAAGAGTGTGCGCGACAGAtggctgcatttgctggGATTGAGCGATGACGATACTGCAGCGCAAGACGAGCCGGAATTGGACTCGGCCGAATATACAGCAATCTCCAATTGGATCGATCGGATGTTATCCGAATATGGAGGCTGTGCCTGCGATCTCGAGAACAACTGTGCCTTTGCTCGGTTCCACCGGCAATACCTATTTGGTAAACATCAGACCAAggcagggaagaagaagtcgCGAAAGGGCCGCAATCACACCATTTCTCCTACAAGCACTGGTCATGCCACCAACAGTAGGGCAGCTAGTGAAGGCCATCTTGATGAGGTAGTTGATGaagtcaaggttgaaggcGGGTCGCGTAGCAAACCTCCGAGCCGAGATCGAACACCAGTCGGTTCCTTTGATCAACTGGGAATCTTAACAGAGCCAACTGATAGGGACAAGAGAAAggtggccatggtggaggATTCATTTCGTCGAATggaacaacagcaaccaccgcggaagaagaagcgtgtCTCTGATGGCACAATTTCATCGGTAAAGTCAAAGTCGAGGAATGGCTCAGCCGGCCCGCCTGGACATTATGTTGATGCAGGCACGACTCGAAGCAAGTCCGGATCACCAGCTAGCGCGAGGTCTCCAAGCGTCGGGTTTCCAAAGATACCAAGCAAACCCTATCAGTCTGCCCCAGAGTCTAGGCAGACATCGACGGGTCCACGTGCGACGTATTGTGATGCGGCTGTCCAGACTGATCCAGTTGAGGGCCATTGGATAAGTGAATCCTGCAATCCCACCccggtgaagaagaggatcATCTCACTCTCGAAGCGTCTAATGGCGAGCCGATACCGATGCCGCATCACCGATGAGGAACGGAAAATAGGCTGCCTGGCTGGCCCGCCGTCGACTGTTTCGACCATGGATCTGGACTCACCCACTGGAGAGCACCGACCTTCAGTTGCCAGCAATGGCTCTGATGTGACTTCGCCAACCTCTCAGACGACTGACACAAACATGGCTGAAGCCACTCAGGGCTTGGGGTTGAATGGGACCACGCACACAGAACCCGGGAAGCTGAGGACGCCGGACCTTCGTGTACAACTTCCTCCAGTACCAGCGTTTGACAATTCGGGACtggcagcatcggcatcggcTACTCCACTATCGGCCGCAAGTTCGACAGCGATGTCACCATTTGGAACTACAAGCGCGTCAAATCCTTTCGGTATTGGTTCTATCAATGGCGTCACTGCAAACCCTAGTCCAGTCAAGAAGAAATTGAGCCTCAGTGATTACAAGAGTCGTCTAAACAAGGCCGCTGGCAAAGTTGCGGGAGGGTCTGCTCTCTTGAAGCCAGGTCTCTCTAGTCCCGAGGAGGTCAAAGGCGATATTTCTATGGAGCCGCAGCCTCTAGATAAAACCGATGAGTCGACACCAGTGGTGAACGGAGTCTGA
- a CDS encoding phosphatidylglycerol/phosphatidylinositol transfer protein precursor (similar to Metarhizium acridum CQMa 102 XP_007814253.1), with protein sequence MKFSVAVLPALLAPSTARSIFGGDAQKAITHNDDLKIPGESPLEHCPDRKSEGFIEINSVDLVPNPPAAGKELVIKANGTVKKTIEEGAYIDLVVKYGLIRLLKTRADLCEQMGEVDLKCPVEPGDRVITKTVELPKEIPPGTYNVEADVFTRDGERITCLTASVKFNLPGMDFLGGEL encoded by the exons ATGAAATTCTCCGTCGCTGTCTTGCCCGCCCTTCTGGCACCGTCGACTGCCCGGAGTATCTTCGGTGGCGATGCCCAAAAGGCCATCACTCATAATGACGATTTGAAGATTCCCGGAGAGTCGCCGTTGGAGCACTGTCCCGATAGGAAGAGCGAGGGCTTTATTGAGATTAACAGCGTGGATCTGGTCCCGAACCCGCCTGCTGC TGGCAAGGAACTCGTCATCAAGGCAAACGGAACTGTCAAGAAGACTATCGAGGAAGGCGCATACATCGATCTTGTTGTCAAGTACGGACTCATTAGACTGCTCAAGACTAGAGCCGACCTGTGTGAGCAGATGGGAGAAGTCGATCTGAAATGCCCCGTCGAGCCTGGTGACAGAGTCATCACAAAGACTGTTGAACTTCCCAAGGAGATCCCACCC GGCACCTATAACGTTGAGGCCGACGTCTTCACCCGTGACGGAGAAAGAATCACCTGCTTGACTGCTAGTGTCAAGTTCAACCTCCCTGGAATGGACTT